The Rhodothermales bacterium genomic sequence TAATCCATAGTTTCAACGGCACGGCTTCAGGGATCGCATGGCTCGATGAGCTCATGGGTCAATTGCGGGAGTCCGGCTTGTCGGAGACCGTGCTGTCGGAGTTGATGGACGGCGTGGAGTCGGACCTTGGCCGCGTTCGCGTGGAAACGATGGATGATCTCCGATCCTATACGTATCGCGTTGCATCGACCGTAGGGATAATGATGTGTCATTTGTTCAACGAAGCCTCGCCCTGGAAACTGTCCAGGGCCATCGCTCTCGGTCGCGCCATGCAAATGACCAACATTGCGCGGGACGTCGGTGAGGATTTACGGATGGACCGGATTTACATCCCGAACGATATGCTGGTGCGTCACGGACTCGGAGAGCAGGCGTTGCGGGACATGGTGCGGACCGGTGTGATCCTGCCGGCATGGACGGATCTCATGAAGGAGCTCAGGGATGTTGCAGACGCCGAATATGACCACGCTTGGTCCGCCATTCCGTCCCTTTCTCCACCGTTCGGTCGCGCCGTTGCCGTGGCGGCCATGGTCTACCGCGGAATCCACACGGAGGTCGAGAAATCAGGGTGGAACAGCCTGCAGCAGCGCGTGTGGACCGGACCCGCTCGCAAGATGTGGTTGGCGTGTCGCGGCCTGATGCGGTACATGCTCTTGCGCCGCCGACTTCACCATTCCGATGAAACGGTTCCGACATCGTCCACGGTGCCATCCACACCCGGGACACGAACGTGAACCCCGAACCCGATCCTGAAACGGTTTGGCGGCCAGGAAAAGTCCGGCTCATGCACATGACCGTGCGCCATTCCCTACAACGGCAATTGTCCGGCGTGTTCGCGTCCGGTTGCCCCGTTCTGGATCCGGCTGCCGTGACGGCGTTCGTATGCAATCACTCCGGACGATGGGATGGCTTCGCCGTCTGGGCGGAACGTTTCAAGGTTCGCAAGCCGGGAAAACACCTGAGTATTGTCCTGGAAGAAAGCCACGAACGGTACTGGATTTTCCGGGGTGCCGGGGCGGTACCGATTTCTCCCGGGTCGATTTCGAGTGTGCGGAACGTGACACGGGTGCTCCGGGATGCACTCCGCCCGGGAGATACGCTGGCCCTGTTTCCACAGGGCCGAATCTTTCCCGGGGACAAACTTCCGCTCGGGTTCAAGAGCCTGACCCGCGTCCTGTCCCATATCGCAGGCCCGGTCATGGTCATTCCGACCGCGCTCGCAACGGAAATGCTGCATCTGAAGAAACCGGCGGTGTTCATGTCGTTCGGGTCGCCGGTACCCTTTGCCTCCCTGGGGCATCACGTCCATGACGTGGAGGCCCTGGTAACCGGACAAGTCGTGTCCCTTCGTTCGCGACTGAATGCACTGGGTGAAAATGCCCCCATTCAATTTGAAAATGAGTAAGAAAACCGTTTCCATCATCGGATCAGGCTTTGGCGGCCTGGCCCTGGCCGTCCGGCTGCAAGCAGCCGGATACGAAGTCACCATCCACGAAAAACGCCCGCGCATT encodes the following:
- a CDS encoding 1-acyl-sn-glycerol-3-phosphate acyltransferase, coding for MRHSLQRQLSGVFASGCPVLDPAAVTAFVCNHSGRWDGFAVWAERFKVRKPGKHLSIVLEESHERYWIFRGAGAVPISPGSISSVRNVTRVLRDALRPGDTLALFPQGRIFPGDKLPLGFKSLTRVLSHIAGPVMVIPTALATEMLHLKKPAVFMSFGSPVPFASLGHHVHDVEALVTGQVVSLRSRLNALGENAPIQFENE